A genomic window from Massilia sp. METH4 includes:
- a CDS encoding molybdopterin oxidoreductase family protein has translation MTATQVRAACPHDCPDTCAILVTVENGVATEIKGDPDHPTTAGVLCTKVSRYAERTYSPDRLLYPMRRVGRKGEGKFERISWDEALDEIAARLKPLAETAPEAILPYSYCGTMGLLQGESMSSRFFNQLGASLLDRTICAMAGATGYKYTVGGSIGTDLEEFQNAKLILIWGGNPIASNLHFWMRAQEAKRRGATLVAIDPYRSLTAEKCHLHIAPMPGTDAALALGMMHVLIAENLVDADYIAQYTRGYEQLKERVAEWTPARTAATCGIPEEQVLELARLYGKTARDGEPVAIRVNYGVQRVRGGGMAVRNIACLPALVGAWRHAAGGIQLSTSGSFPTNKPALQRPDLLKKLPRTINMTTIGDDLLRPASPSFGPRIDAVVVYNSNPLAVAPDSSRVQAGFAREDLFTVVLEHFQTDTVDYADIVLPATTQLEHTDAHLAYGHLYMMANNPAIAPLGEAKPNTEIFRLLAERMGFTDPCFAETDDELAAQAFRKDDARSIHFDWDSLKKKGWEKLNMPAAPFAYGKFPTPSGKCEFFSEAMQADGLDPLPAYIENYESVASTPDLAAKYPLAMISPPARNFLNSTFVNVQSLRATEGEPHLDMHPDDATTRGINHGDMVRIFNDRGSFVCKARVTEKARKGLVVGLSIWWKKLARDGKNANEVTSQRLTDMGRAPTFYDTLVQVERVS, from the coding sequence ATGACCGCTACCCAAGTGCGCGCGGCCTGCCCGCACGACTGCCCCGATACCTGCGCCATCCTCGTCACCGTCGAAAACGGCGTTGCCACCGAGATCAAGGGCGATCCCGACCATCCCACCACGGCCGGCGTGCTGTGCACGAAAGTGTCGCGCTACGCCGAGCGCACCTATTCGCCGGACCGGCTGCTGTACCCCATGCGCCGCGTCGGCAGGAAGGGCGAAGGCAAGTTCGAGCGCATCAGCTGGGACGAGGCGCTGGACGAGATCGCCGCGCGGCTGAAACCGCTGGCGGAAACGGCGCCGGAAGCGATCCTGCCCTACAGCTATTGCGGCACCATGGGCCTGCTGCAGGGTGAATCGATGTCGTCGCGCTTCTTCAACCAGCTGGGCGCCTCGCTGCTGGACCGCACGATCTGCGCGATGGCCGGGGCCACGGGCTACAAGTACACGGTCGGCGGCTCGATCGGCACCGACCTGGAGGAGTTTCAGAACGCGAAGCTGATCCTGATCTGGGGCGGCAATCCCATCGCCTCGAACCTGCACTTCTGGATGCGCGCGCAGGAAGCGAAGCGCCGCGGCGCCACGCTGGTGGCGATCGATCCCTACCGCTCGCTGACGGCCGAGAAATGCCACCTGCACATCGCGCCGATGCCGGGCACCGATGCGGCGCTGGCGCTGGGCATGATGCACGTGCTGATCGCCGAGAACCTCGTGGACGCCGACTATATCGCGCAATACACGCGGGGCTACGAGCAACTGAAGGAGCGCGTGGCCGAGTGGACGCCGGCCCGCACGGCCGCCACCTGCGGCATCCCCGAAGAACAGGTGCTGGAACTGGCGCGGCTCTATGGCAAGACGGCGCGCGATGGCGAACCGGTTGCGATCCGTGTCAACTATGGCGTGCAGCGCGTGCGCGGCGGCGGCATGGCGGTGCGCAATATCGCCTGCCTGCCGGCGCTGGTGGGCGCATGGCGCCACGCCGCCGGCGGCATCCAGTTGTCGACGTCCGGCTCCTTCCCCACCAACAAACCGGCGCTGCAGCGGCCCGACCTGTTGAAAAAGCTGCCCCGCACGATCAACATGACGACGATCGGCGACGACCTGCTGCGCCCCGCGTCACCGTCATTCGGCCCGCGCATCGACGCCGTCGTCGTCTACAACTCGAATCCGTTGGCGGTGGCGCCGGATTCGTCGAGGGTGCAGGCGGGATTCGCGCGCGAAGACCTGTTCACGGTGGTCCTGGAACACTTCCAGACCGATACCGTCGATTACGCGGACATCGTGCTGCCGGCCACCACGCAGCTCGAACACACGGACGCGCACCTGGCCTACGGCCACCTGTACATGATGGCCAATAACCCGGCCATCGCGCCCCTCGGCGAAGCCAAGCCGAACACCGAGATCTTCCGGCTGCTGGCAGAGCGCATGGGCTTCACGGACCCGTGCTTCGCGGAGACCGATGACGAACTGGCAGCGCAGGCGTTTCGAAAAGATGACGCAAGATCTATTCATTTTGACTGGGATTCATTGAAGAAGAAGGGCTGGGAAAAGCTGAACATGCCCGCCGCGCCATTTGCCTATGGCAAATTCCCCACACCTTCGGGAAAATGTGAGTTCTTTTCCGAAGCGATGCAGGCGGATGGCCTGGACCCCCTTCCGGCCTACATCGAAAACTATGAATCTGTGGCATCTACCCCCGATCTCGCGGCAAAATACCCGCTTGCGATGATATCTCCGCCGGCGCGCAACTTCCTGAACTCCACCTTTGTCAATGTGCAAAGCCTGCGCGCCACGGAGGGCGAGCCGCACCTCGACATGCATCCTGACGATGCAACAACACGTGGCATCAATCACGGCGATATGGTGCGCATCTTCAACGATCGTGGCTCGTTCGTGTGCAAGGCACGTGTAACGGAAAAGGCGCGGAAGGGCCTCGTGGTGGGCCTGTCGATCTGGTGGAAG
- a CDS encoding M20 aminoacylase family protein translates to MKLVEPIIAFQSELRDIRRDLHAHPELSYEEVRTSDAVAAKLTEWGIPVVRGLGVTGLVGIIKNGTSDRAIGLRADMDALPMQEVNTFPHASRHPGKMHACGHDGHTAMLLGAAYHLARQRDFDGTVYLVFQPAEEGGAGARKMIEDGLFERFPMEAIYGMHNWPGYAAGTMNVCTGPMMASSNEFHVTVRGKGAHAAQPHKGIDPVMIAVQIAQAWQTIITRNKSPLDTAVLSITQIHAGSATNVIPDTAQLVGTVRTFTTPVLDLVERRMRELAEGIAAAFEAEVDFEFKRNYPPLVNHEKETAFAVEVMKAVVGEQNVDANAEPTMGAEDFAFFLQEKPGCYIFIGNGDGDHREGGHGLGPCVLHNGSYDFNDNLLPVGASFWVRLVETALPLR, encoded by the coding sequence ATGAAACTTGTAGAACCGATCATTGCCTTCCAATCCGAGCTGCGGGACATTCGCCGCGACCTGCATGCGCACCCGGAACTCTCCTACGAGGAAGTGCGCACGTCCGACGCCGTGGCCGCGAAACTGACCGAGTGGGGGATTCCCGTCGTGCGCGGCCTGGGCGTGACGGGCCTCGTGGGCATCATCAAGAATGGCACGTCCGACCGGGCGATCGGCCTGCGCGCCGACATGGATGCGCTGCCGATGCAGGAAGTAAATACCTTCCCGCACGCTTCGCGGCACCCCGGCAAGATGCATGCTTGCGGCCATGACGGGCACACGGCGATGCTGCTGGGCGCGGCCTATCACCTGGCGCGGCAGCGCGATTTCGACGGTACCGTGTACCTGGTGTTCCAGCCGGCCGAGGAAGGCGGCGCCGGAGCCCGCAAGATGATCGAGGATGGCCTGTTCGAGCGCTTCCCGATGGAAGCCATCTACGGCATGCACAATTGGCCCGGCTACGCGGCGGGCACGATGAACGTGTGCACGGGGCCGATGATGGCGTCGTCCAACGAATTCCACGTGACGGTGCGCGGCAAGGGCGCGCACGCCGCGCAGCCGCACAAGGGCATCGACCCCGTGATGATCGCGGTACAGATCGCCCAGGCCTGGCAGACCATCATTACCCGCAACAAGAGCCCGCTCGATACGGCCGTGCTGTCGATCACGCAAATCCACGCCGGCAGCGCCACCAATGTGATTCCCGACACGGCGCAGCTGGTGGGCACGGTGCGCACCTTCACCACGCCGGTGCTGGACCTGGTCGAGCGCCGCATGCGCGAGCTGGCCGAGGGCATCGCCGCCGCTTTCGAAGCGGAAGTCGACTTCGAGTTCAAGCGCAACTACCCGCCGCTGGTGAACCACGAGAAGGAAACCGCCTTCGCCGTCGAGGTGATGAAGGCCGTGGTGGGCGAGCAGAACGTTGATGCCAATGCCGAGCCCACGATGGGCGCCGAGGACTTTGCCTTCTTCCTGCAGGAAAAGCCCGGTTGCTATATCTTCATCGGCAACGGCGATGGCGACCACCGCGAAGGCGGCCATGGCCTGGGGCCATGCGTGCTGCACAACGGCAGCTACGATTTCAACGACAACCTGCTGCCGGTCGGCGCCAGCTTCTGGGTCAGACTTGTCGAGACCGCCCTACCGCTACGTTAG
- a CDS encoding NAD(P)-dependent oxidoreductase: MVRRLLQAGLPVHAWNRTFSKAERLAPDGAVAVPDLADAVRDADIVISMLEAGPVVGQVIEAALPALKPGALWIDMSSTRQSEAQEFHARLQAAGCRFVDAPVSGGVGGAQAGTLAIMAGGAEADVEHARPVFEAMGRVTRVGPAGAGQVSKLCNQLIVGGTLNIVAEALLLAQAAGADPAAVRAAIRGGFAESRILDVHGQRMLDRNFLPGGQVTTQLKDQHNILAAAAAAGIALPVTSLVTERYESIQDVYPQADHSAALLALEKLNSGQRVGDAPDQLP, encoded by the coding sequence ATGGTGCGCCGCCTGTTGCAGGCCGGCCTGCCGGTGCACGCGTGGAATCGTACCTTCAGCAAGGCCGAACGCCTCGCACCGGACGGAGCCGTGGCGGTGCCGGATCTGGCGGATGCCGTGCGCGATGCGGACATTGTCATCTCGATGCTGGAAGCGGGCCCCGTGGTGGGCCAGGTCATCGAGGCGGCATTGCCGGCCCTGAAGCCGGGCGCCCTGTGGATCGACATGAGTTCCACGCGCCAGTCCGAAGCCCAGGAATTCCACGCCCGCCTGCAGGCTGCAGGCTGCCGCTTCGTGGACGCCCCCGTGTCGGGCGGCGTGGGCGGCGCGCAGGCGGGAACGCTGGCAATCATGGCCGGTGGTGCCGAGGCCGATGTCGAGCATGCCCGCCCCGTGTTCGAAGCGATGGGGCGTGTCACCCGCGTCGGGCCGGCGGGTGCCGGGCAGGTGTCGAAGCTGTGCAATCAGCTGATCGTCGGTGGCACCCTCAATATCGTGGCGGAAGCGCTGCTGCTGGCCCAGGCCGCGGGCGCCGATCCGGCCGCCGTGCGCGCGGCGATACGCGGCGGTTTTGCCGAGAGCCGCATCCTCGACGTCCACGGCCAGCGTATGCTGGACAGGAATTTCCTGCCGGGCGGGCAGGTGACGACGCAATTGAAGGACCAGCACAACATCCTGGCCGCGGCGGCGGCGGCCGGCATCGCGCTGCCGGTCACCAGCCTGGTGACGGAGCGCTACGAATCGATCCAGGATGTGTATCCGCAAGCCGATCACTCGGCCGCGCTGCTGGCGCTGGAAAAGCTCAACTCCGGCCAGCGCGTGGGCGACGCGCCGGACCAGTTACCGTAG
- a CDS encoding acyloxyacyl hydrolase, whose protein sequence is MKKMIAAVAALLAAQAAFAAEGQFLDGVYGEAATASKIRMARVGVTKDWNPNWSWFDSGNTHLTGYWDASVGYWQGRMHNNVPGEKQHIGDIGFTPVFRFENKNKLGFYAEIGIGAHLMSETYNNNDDRLSTAFQFGDHIGIGYVFNKNWEVAVKMQHFSNGSIKKPNSGVDYGVVKLAYRF, encoded by the coding sequence ATGAAAAAAATGATCGCGGCCGTGGCCGCATTGCTGGCGGCGCAGGCCGCATTCGCGGCCGAGGGCCAATTCCTGGATGGTGTCTACGGCGAAGCCGCCACCGCGTCGAAAATCCGCATGGCGCGCGTGGGCGTCACGAAGGACTGGAACCCGAACTGGAGCTGGTTTGATTCCGGCAATACGCACCTGACCGGCTACTGGGATGCAAGCGTGGGCTATTGGCAAGGCCGCATGCACAACAATGTGCCCGGCGAAAAGCAGCACATCGGCGACATCGGCTTCACGCCCGTGTTCCGCTTCGAAAACAAGAACAAGCTGGGCTTCTATGCCGAGATCGGCATCGGCGCGCACTTGATGTCCGAAACCTATAACAACAACGACGATCGCCTGTCGACCGCCTTCCAGTTCGGTGACCACATCGGCATCGGCTATGTGTTCAACAAGAACTGGGAAGTGGCGGTCAAGATGCAGCACTTCTCGAACGGCAGCATCAAGAAGCCGAACAGCGGTGTCGATTACGGCGTGGTCAAGCTGGCTTACCGGTTCTGA
- a CDS encoding SDR family NAD(P)-dependent oxidoreductase, whose protein sequence is MIIGGTRGIGLALAEHYAGQGATLAVCGRDAARLAGHPLASHPRVSVEEADITDRAALRRAMDAFAPIDLLIVTAGQYTDAAAIAAQPEATLPVLRTNVGGLYDAFDIAAGHMRRQGPGHLVAVASIAGLLRDYPGASLYSASKRAAIAICDTFRKALEPFGIAVTVIVPGYVDTARLRELNGGDASRKPFLQTEAQAVRRIAQAIERRAERCVFPWQLHLQVRLFNLLPRSLRGLRRK, encoded by the coding sequence ATGATCATCGGCGGCACGCGCGGCATCGGCCTCGCGCTGGCCGAACACTATGCCGGGCAGGGCGCCACGCTGGCGGTGTGCGGGCGCGATGCCGCGCGTCTGGCCGGGCATCCATTGGCCAGCCACCCGCGAGTCTCGGTCGAAGAGGCCGACATCACCGACCGGGCGGCGCTGCGGCGCGCGATGGACGCGTTCGCGCCCATCGACCTGTTGATCGTCACCGCCGGGCAGTACACCGATGCCGCCGCCATCGCGGCGCAGCCGGAGGCCACGCTTCCGGTGCTGCGCACCAACGTCGGCGGCCTGTACGACGCCTTCGACATCGCCGCCGGCCACATGCGGCGGCAGGGGCCCGGCCACCTTGTCGCGGTCGCGTCGATCGCCGGGCTGCTGAGAGACTATCCAGGCGCCTCGCTGTACAGTGCCAGCAAGCGCGCCGCCATTGCCATTTGCGATACGTTCCGCAAAGCGCTGGAACCGTTCGGGATCGCCGTTACCGTCATTGTGCCGGGCTATGTCGACACGGCCCGGCTGCGCGAGCTGAACGGCGGCGATGCGAGCCGGAAGCCTTTTCTGCAAACCGAAGCGCAGGCGGTGCGGCGCATCGCGCAGGCCATCGAACGGCGCGCGGAGCGCTGCGTGTTTCCCTGGCAGTTGCACCTGCAGGTGCGGCTGTTCAACCTGCTGCCCCGGTCGCTGCGCGGGCTGCGCCGAAAATAA
- a CDS encoding patatin-like phospholipase family protein translates to MQKPHQYARCLVLAGGGFRFGYYLGIHAAAEETGHAPDILLASCGGAVAAAAIARLPDAQARKAWLASPEVYGFFAGVQSTARAAPWPMLAGVARRWLHRAQVPVVPDLFDDYLFDLPARVPLPPPSGADGPAVAIVGGKLLFGREDVGRPRGGRALFAETVFADARVAGLLDGMTAPAADPRWSGGAIAPGLHVDGAMPLEDAVRTSVADMFYFRCHAHAGCHYTGGVIDLFPIELARRLAASVAMERKGRLNPWLVSPAWRAVLGIDGDARWRAVHGQHADVWIDTADMAQALRGHGLKKEIRWRQNRMRLVAPAYAAYRTQVEAQWQYGYRKGLAAFTRSGST, encoded by the coding sequence ATGCAGAAACCGCATCAATACGCGCGTTGCCTGGTGCTGGCCGGTGGCGGCTTTCGCTTCGGCTATTACCTCGGCATCCATGCGGCGGCCGAGGAAACCGGCCACGCGCCGGATATCCTGCTGGCCAGCTGCGGTGGCGCCGTGGCGGCGGCGGCGATCGCCCGCCTGCCCGATGCGCAGGCGCGCAAGGCGTGGCTGGCCTCTCCGGAGGTGTACGGCTTCTTCGCCGGCGTGCAGTCGACCGCGCGCGCGGCGCCATGGCCGATGCTGGCCGGCGTCGCGCGGCGCTGGCTGCACCGCGCACAGGTCCCGGTCGTTCCCGACCTGTTCGACGATTACCTGTTCGACCTGCCGGCCCGCGTGCCGCTGCCCCCGCCGTCGGGTGCCGACGGACCGGCGGTGGCGATCGTCGGCGGCAAGCTGCTGTTCGGCCGCGAAGACGTGGGGCGGCCGCGCGGCGGCCGCGCGCTGTTCGCGGAAACCGTGTTCGCCGATGCGCGCGTGGCCGGCCTGCTGGACGGGATGACCGCGCCCGCTGCCGACCCGCGCTGGAGCGGTGGCGCCATCGCTCCCGGCCTGCACGTCGACGGCGCGATGCCCCTCGAGGACGCGGTGCGCACTTCGGTGGCCGACATGTTCTATTTCCGTTGCCACGCGCACGCGGGCTGCCATTACACGGGCGGCGTGATCGACCTGTTCCCGATCGAGCTGGCGCGGCGCCTGGCCGCCAGCGTGGCGATGGAGCGCAAGGGGCGGCTCAATCCCTGGCTGGTGTCGCCCGCCTGGCGTGCGGTGCTCGGCATCGATGGCGATGCGCGCTGGCGCGCGGTCCATGGGCAGCATGCCGACGTGTGGATCGATACGGCGGACATGGCGCAGGCGCTGCGTGGCCACGGCCTCAAGAAGGAAATCCGCTGGCGGCAGAACCGCATGCGCCTCGTCGCCCCCGCCTACGCGGCGTACCGTACCCAGGTCGAAGCGCAGTGGCAATACGGCTACCGGAAGGGACTGGCCGCCTTCACACGAAGTGGGAGTACATGA
- a CDS encoding phosphatase PAP2/dual specificity phosphatase family protein, with protein sequence MRFQSQGKLPSIRVRAGHLLFNWLVFGLCYPLSQVIAAHAPLRHSVALPFEAGMPFWPWMIVPYATSALFFTLVFMVVPTAEQLRVTGRRMASATVIAALVFAIFPARFTLARPALDDPLLAAAYGFLEMVDQPYNQLPSLHVAYCLLFWLALRPLVRGWRRLALAAWLVLVAASTLFTWQHHVADVVAGLALGAAVARLVRPGSTRRSTVAFHYTIAAGITLHAGWFVLGSWVALYAAACLLLVALAYARRDSNFLRKRAGRHSMVAWLLYWPYLAGYLLTWALVRLRERGGAAFTQQAPGLFVGRRLSPVEARRLPNDCCVIDLSPELPEVRALRGIHYRHAPLLDLHAPRPSEVRAVLALVAEQHAQGRPVFLHCAMGYSRSRFIARLHARKTQRCLSRSTS encoded by the coding sequence ATGCGATTTCAATCACAAGGCAAGCTGCCATCGATCCGAGTGCGCGCCGGCCACCTGCTGTTCAACTGGCTCGTGTTCGGCCTGTGCTACCCGCTCAGCCAGGTCATCGCCGCGCACGCGCCGCTGCGGCACAGCGTGGCCCTGCCGTTCGAGGCCGGCATGCCGTTCTGGCCGTGGATGATCGTTCCCTATGCCACGTCCGCCCTCTTCTTCACCCTCGTGTTCATGGTGGTGCCCACCGCCGAGCAGTTGCGCGTGACCGGCCGGCGCATGGCGTCGGCGACCGTGATCGCGGCGCTGGTCTTCGCCATCTTCCCGGCCCGCTTCACGCTGGCCCGCCCGGCGCTCGACGATCCGCTGCTGGCGGCGGCCTACGGCTTCCTTGAAATGGTCGACCAGCCATACAACCAGCTGCCGTCGCTGCACGTGGCGTACTGCCTGCTGTTCTGGCTCGCATTGCGCCCACTGGTGCGGGGGTGGCGGCGCCTCGCGCTGGCCGCATGGCTGGTGCTGGTGGCGGCCAGCACGCTGTTCACGTGGCAGCACCACGTCGCCGACGTGGTCGCGGGGCTGGCCCTCGGTGCCGCCGTGGCACGGCTCGTGCGGCCGGGCTCCACGCGACGCTCGACGGTGGCATTCCATTACACGATCGCCGCCGGCATCACGCTGCACGCCGGCTGGTTCGTGCTGGGCAGCTGGGTGGCGCTGTATGCCGCTGCCTGCCTGCTGCTGGTGGCGCTCGCGTACGCGCGGCGCGACAGCAATTTCCTGCGCAAGCGCGCCGGGCGCCACTCGATGGTGGCATGGCTGCTGTACTGGCCCTACCTGGCCGGCTACCTGTTGACTTGGGCGCTGGTGCGCCTGCGCGAACGGGGCGGCGCGGCGTTCACCCAGCAGGCGCCGGGGCTGTTCGTGGGCCGGCGCCTGTCCCCCGTGGAGGCGCGGCGCCTGCCGAACGATTGCTGCGTGATCGACCTGTCGCCGGAACTGCCGGAAGTGCGGGCGCTGCGTGGCATCCATTACCGGCATGCGCCGCTGCTCGACCTGCATGCGCCGCGGCCGTCGGAGGTACGTGCGGTGCTGGCGCTGGTCGCGGAGCAGCACGCGCAGGGCCGCCCTGTTTTCCTCCACTGCGCAATGGGTTACAGTCGCAGCCGTTTCATCGCCCGTCTCCATGCAAGGAAAACCCAACGATGCCTTTCTCGATCTACCAGCTGA
- a CDS encoding CDP-alcohol phosphatidyltransferase family protein, protein MPFSIYQLKPRFQQLLRPALLSFARAGATPNQVTLAAMFLSCAYGVALALHPGNAALWYGLPAFLLLRMALNAIDGMLATATGNKTNLGALLNEMGDQVSDAALYLPFALAAGISAPLVTVLVVVALLAEFAGVLAHGVGVERRFDGPMGKSDRAFAFGVIALLIGSGVAPLWSNGLLCVVLLLAVLTVFNRLRQALRLSVPPTR, encoded by the coding sequence ATGCCTTTCTCGATCTACCAGCTGAAACCACGCTTCCAGCAGTTGCTGCGCCCCGCCCTGCTCTCCTTCGCCCGCGCGGGCGCCACGCCGAACCAGGTGACGCTGGCAGCCATGTTCCTGTCCTGCGCCTATGGGGTGGCGCTTGCGCTCCATCCCGGCAACGCGGCCCTCTGGTACGGCCTGCCGGCCTTCCTGCTGCTGCGCATGGCGTTGAACGCGATCGACGGCATGCTCGCCACCGCAACCGGAAACAAGACGAATCTGGGCGCGCTGCTCAACGAGATGGGCGACCAGGTTTCCGATGCGGCGCTGTACCTGCCGTTCGCGCTGGCGGCCGGCATTTCCGCGCCGTTGGTCACGGTGCTGGTCGTGGTGGCGCTGCTGGCCGAATTCGCCGGCGTGCTCGCCCATGGCGTGGGTGTCGAGCGCCGCTTCGATGGGCCGATGGGCAAGAGCGACCGCGCGTTTGCGTTCGGCGTGATCGCCCTGCTGATCGGCTCGGGCGTTGCCCCCTTGTGGAGCAACGGCTTGCTGTGCGTGGTGCTGCTGCTGGCCGTGCTGACGGTGTTCAACCGGCTGCGCCAGGCGCTGCGGCTTTCCGTGCCACCGACACGGTGA
- a CDS encoding bifunctional alpha/beta hydrolase/class I SAM-dependent methyltransferase gives MTSESGFDAADGTRLFYRAWQPKAARSDGAQRALVFLHRGHEHSGRIAQLVESFGCQQDWAFAYDARGHGHSPGERGAAPDFATLVRDLDDFVAHIAQRHGIARENMLVVANSVGAVVAATWVHDYAPRIRGLIMAAAAFQIKLYVPLAKPALRFARRFKPDLFVTSYIRPGMLTHSPQEATAYAADPLIAKSISAQILLELADTAKRIVMDAAAIDVPVLMLVADKDYVVHEAPQKTFFERLSSPLKRYVRLSDCYHAVLYERDMAAALEASRAFIADCFSTAPLSPVHYVQADSTSASARTYAALQRDDYGSAATRASYAVQRKMLSMLGWLSNGMRIGLRHGFDSGASLDYVYRNQAGGKLLFGAVMDRGYLDAVGWRGIRVRKTQLQQLLAQRIAAHPAAHSADEPLRILDIAAGSARYVLETVKRFQDRHIEVTLCDYEQHNVDRARELAASLGLHAMVDCRQRDAFDSTSYGGEEGKYDIAVVSGLYELFSDNAMVLRSLRGVVASLRPGGYLIYTAQPWHPQLEMIAGTLTNHRGEPWRMRPRPQAEMDALVSVAGAEKRGTLIGVDGIFTVSVARKAAAPGAAG, from the coding sequence GTGACATCGGAATCCGGCTTCGACGCCGCCGACGGTACCCGGCTCTTCTACCGCGCATGGCAACCGAAGGCAGCGCGCAGCGATGGCGCGCAGCGCGCCCTCGTGTTCCTGCACCGTGGCCACGAGCACTCGGGCCGTATCGCGCAACTGGTCGAGAGCTTTGGCTGCCAGCAGGACTGGGCGTTCGCATACGACGCGCGCGGCCATGGCCATTCGCCGGGCGAGCGCGGTGCCGCGCCGGACTTTGCCACGCTGGTTCGGGACCTGGACGACTTCGTGGCGCACATCGCGCAACGCCACGGCATCGCGCGGGAGAACATGCTGGTGGTGGCGAACAGCGTCGGTGCCGTCGTGGCGGCCACCTGGGTACATGACTATGCACCGCGCATCCGTGGCCTCATCATGGCGGCGGCCGCATTCCAGATCAAGCTGTACGTGCCGCTGGCGAAACCGGCGCTGCGTTTTGCGCGGCGTTTCAAGCCGGACCTGTTCGTGACCAGCTATATCCGCCCAGGCATGCTGACGCATTCGCCCCAGGAAGCGACGGCCTACGCGGCAGACCCATTGATCGCCAAGAGCATTTCCGCGCAAATCCTGCTGGAGCTCGCGGACACGGCGAAGCGCATCGTCATGGATGCCGCGGCGATCGACGTTCCGGTCCTGATGCTGGTGGCCGACAAGGATTATGTGGTCCATGAAGCGCCGCAAAAAACCTTCTTCGAGCGCCTGTCGTCGCCGCTCAAGCGCTATGTCAGGCTGAGCGACTGCTATCATGCCGTCCTCTACGAGCGCGACATGGCGGCTGCCCTGGAGGCCAGCCGTGCCTTCATCGCCGACTGCTTTTCCACGGCGCCGCTGTCACCCGTCCACTATGTGCAGGCGGACAGCACGAGCGCCAGTGCCCGCACCTACGCGGCGCTGCAGCGCGACGACTACGGCAGTGCCGCCACGCGGGCATCCTATGCGGTGCAGCGCAAGATGCTGTCGATGCTCGGCTGGCTGAGCAACGGTATGCGCATCGGCTTGCGGCACGGATTCGACTCCGGCGCATCGCTCGACTACGTCTACCGCAACCAGGCCGGCGGCAAGCTGCTGTTCGGCGCGGTGATGGACCGCGGCTACCTCGATGCCGTCGGTTGGCGCGGCATCCGCGTGCGCAAGACGCAACTGCAGCAACTGCTCGCACAGCGCATCGCGGCCCATCCCGCTGCGCATTCCGCCGATGAACCGCTGCGCATCCTGGACATCGCCGCCGGTTCCGCGCGCTATGTGCTGGAAACGGTCAAGCGCTTCCAGGACCGCCATATCGAAGTAACCCTGTGCGACTACGAACAGCACAACGTGGACCGCGCACGGGAACTGGCGGCAAGCCTGGGGCTGCACGCCATGGTCGATTGCCGCCAGCGCGACGCATTCGACAGCACCAGCTACGGCGGGGAGGAGGGCAAGTACGATATCGCCGTGGTGTCCGGCCTGTATGAGCTGTTCAGCGACAATGCGATGGTGCTGCGCTCCCTGCGGGGCGTGGTGGCCAGCCTGAGGCCCGGCGGCTACCTCATCTACACCGCCCAGCCGTGGCACCCGCAGCTGGAGATGATCGCCGGCACGCTGACCAACCACCGCGGGGAACCGTGGCGCATGCGCCCCCGTCCGCAGGCCGAGATGGATGCGCTGGTGAGCGTGGCCGGTGCGGAAAAGCGTGGCACGCTGATCGGCGTGGACGGCATCTTCACCGTGTCGGTGGCACGGAAAGCCGCAGCGCCTGGCGCAGCCGGTTGA